A portion of the Chelmon rostratus isolate fCheRos1 chromosome 15, fCheRos1.pri, whole genome shotgun sequence genome contains these proteins:
- the tpp1 gene encoding tripeptidyl-peptidase 1 codes for MNTLLTFFVPLLLSSVVWSGYLEYNQDVLIPEDWTNVGRVDPTEELELTFALKQQNTDLLEETLRLVSDPDSAQYGKHLTLEEVSSLVRPSELTQKVVRHWLQSHGITNCLTVQTQDFLQCTMTAEVAETLLPGSKFHRYIRDGYSLVRSSAPYSVHDDVHQHLDFVGGLHRLPPQGQQDLSKASYSRRQKQSKVGLHLGVTPAVLRERYNLTAADVGTAQDNSQAVAQFLEQYYSAADLAEFMILFGRSFKHHSRVDRVVGTQGRGKAGLEASLDVEYIMSTGANISTWVFTNPGRHESQEPFLQWMVLLSNMSDLPWVHTVSYGDDEDSLSTAYMLRINTEFMKAGVRGISLLFASGDSGAGCRHLGKKQNSFRPSFPASSPYVTTVGGTSFKNPFEVSYEVTDYISGGGFSNVFAMPDYQASAVDAYLKTVAAKLPPGSYFNTSGRAYPDMAALSDNYWVVINKVPMPWVSGTSASTPVVGGMLSLINDQRLLKGLPALGFLNPRLYKLKGRALFDVTEGCHLSCLDAQVLGQGFCAAPSWDPVTGWGTPNYPALLAALLAE; via the exons ATGAACACACT ACTGACCTTCTTCGTGCCCTTGTTACTCAGCTCGGTGGTCTGGAGTGGATATCTGGAGTATAACCAAGATGTCCT GATACCGGAGGACTGGACTAATGTGGGCCGGGTTGACCCgacagaggagctggagctgaccTTTGCCCTGAAGCAGCAGAACACTGACCTGCTGGAGGAAACACTAAGACTGGTGTCGGACCCTGACTCAGCACAATATG GCAAACACCTCACCCTGGAGGAAGTGTCCTCCCTCGTGCGTCCGTCTGAACTGACCCAGAAGGTGGTGCGTCACTGGCTGCAGAGTCATGGGATTACAAACTGCCTGACTGTTCAAACTCAGGACTTTTTACAGTGCACCATGACTGCAGA GGTTGCAGAGACGCTGCTTCCAGGCAGCAAGTTCCACCGTTACATCAGAGACGGTTATTCTCTGGTCAGGTCTTCAGCTCCGTACTCTGTTCATGATGATGTTCACCAGCACCTGGACTTTG ttGGCGGGCTTCACCGCCTCCCTCCCCAAGGGCAGCAGGACCTCAGCAAAGCTTCCTACAGCAGGAGGCAAAAGCAGTCTAAGGTGGGGTTGCACCTGGGGGTGACTCCCGCCGTCTTGAGGGAGCGGTACAAcctgacagcagctgatgtgGGAACGGCTCAGGACAACAGCCAGGCTGTAGCTCAG ttcTTGGAGCAGTACTACAGCGCTGCAGACCTGGCTGAGTTCATGATCTTGTTTGGCCGGAGCTTCAAGCATCACTCTCGGGTGGACCGGGTGGTGGGCACTCAGGGAAGAGGAAAGGCTGGTCTGGAGGCCAGTCTGGATGTCGAGTACATCATGAGCACGGGGGCAAACATCTCCACATGGGTCTTCACCAATCCAG GCCGTCACGAGTCCCAGGAGCCTTTCCTCCAGTGGATGGTTTTGCTCAGCAACATGTCAGACCTGCCCTGGGTTCACACCGTCAGCTATGGAGACGATGAAGACAGCCTGTCTACTGCATACATGTTGCGCATCAACACGGAGTTTATGAAGGCTGGCGTCAGGGGAATCTCTCTGCTCTTTGCCTCTG GTGACAGTGGTGCCGGCTGCAGACATTtgggtaaaaaacaaaactccttCAGGCCAAGTTTTCCTGCTTCAAG CCCATATGTGACCACGGTTGGAGGAACCTCATTCAAGAACCCATTTGAGGTCTCTTATGAAGTCACAGATTACATCAGTGGAGGAGGCTTCAGCAATGTTTTCGCGATGCCTGACTACCAG GCCAGTGCAGTAGATGCATATCTGAAGACTGTGGCAGCAAAACTCCCTCCCGGGTCATATTTCAACACCAGCGGCAGGGCCTATCCAGACATGGCCGCCCTGTCTGATAACTACTGGGTGGTCATCAACAAAGTACCCATGCCCTGGGTGTCCGGCACCTCG GCATCAACCCCTGTGGTGGGAGGCATGCTGTCTCTCATCAACGACCAGCGGCTGCTTAAGGGCCTTCCCGCCCTGGGCTTCCTCAACCCTCGCCTCTACAAGCTCAAAGGACGGGCCCTATTTGAT GTTACCGAAGGCTGTCATCTGAGCTGTCTGGATGCACAGGTTCTGGGTCAAGGTTTCTGTGCTGCGCCATCTTGGGACCCCGTTACAGGCTGGGGGACACCGAACTACCCTGCACTGCTGGCTGCCCTGCTAGCTGAATGA
- the mis18bp1 gene encoding mis18-binding protein 1 isoform X2, which translates to MASYHHLLQHGKPRSESPAKVFAKLKSKVQREGMCANERIGTSRDPQCNVGEKHGADFKSHMRKTENTWMTREFKENQRPGSCRNEALALTLSPISSPQKTYGYSDINNKPVEEMPPLAEIGHGCTPRRGAFLESTAVPQPLSPVSRKQIHTEPLQIGDLDGFVVTSRTPVKIQPVENDCVRSVFEEEGAPLMCSAYKFSPMRKRLRKRKLEPWGFSNISSNTEEISSEASSQQQGRKTSSEDDTHNYTCIDNLGHVRRFSAGRSEMSHFPHEAVFPPPRPTAKKRCNFFTEKVPPMSPAKMFAYMKEREGKTEQQEVPNVSSSMRHLFSGGSSHPTRDAPASNTHNVGEMQDGAFTDVPESVASVNRSRADLADNQSATDSSEDVLIPAVPSHPVLLEDPLILNSPRISIPQKNEAVFKRNKWSQATEFPSESVIYLKKWFLRRNHKGLFVDGIHWEDNIPWNSNIIVDRVSSSVLRSISGRVYILVGKMNLGVDSVFPKWLLKNFVNGFPSDWKALYEKFLSNSTNDTSRETERNSERRGIMAKTKPEASSINCSVKQQRQKPLKTSDSCPPASSSCTKTSRSGRVIKPPLEYWKGGRVILDADMNVTIHECYNTSICNPEITTTVSARVSQKLAHAFLPCSRGRKQCESSSNEEASVPLRRVKAPLRKSNRAKVNPGKKASYSPEPPVETLSTPEERPGRRTRSRQRYSAEESKPEKSSTQSKKQPQDTTRRSASTLRRKRTVPVSPESATVNDETSQDQSPSADLPIRRKTRGKGVHRKGGEKSQPSHTFLPSKSSESSEESGTEPRKRTRVRKNGHAAQTQTKQSKCTNASRAAKPQSTQSSRKHGEDKNNTLIPQEQDEYKWTEAELMKLQEAVSLYPKHMAGYWAKVARLVGTRSAEECHNQYTSQGTSKTPAKKARKPKKKKIEAPKDPDHPVISARAGTLKRKQQVRQFLENMPREDVDDVFSSAFMQNKRFEMPSMCPSDEHDFTLSDLEPMTPMSTGFPEVKTPQCLHITPGMMGSPNRSNDDKYVFQLQKRMKKRQFNVCKPAAPSKRFTPTPSVKRTMRRCANTENDTFVVWEMFPGNDGALSDSGGEEDFYFSDND; encoded by the exons ATGGCGTCGTATCATCATTTATTACAACACGGAAAACCGCGGTCTGAATCTCCTGCTAAGGTGTTTGCTAAGCTAAAATCCAAAGtacagagagaggggatgtgCGCGAACGAGAGGATTGGTACGAGCAGGGATCCGCAGTGTAACGTTGGAGAGAAACACGGAGCAGATTTTAAGTCGCacatgaggaaaacagagaacacCTGGATGACCCGTGAGTTCAAGGAGAATCAGAGGCCCGGTTCATGTCGCAATGAAGCGCTGGCCTTGACCCTTTCGCCCATATCAAGTCCTCAGAAAACCTACGGGTACTCAGACATCAATAACAAACCCGTGGAGGAAATGCCCCCTTTGGCTGAAATAGGACATGGATGCACACCAAGAAGGGGAGCCTTCCTGGAGTCGACGGCTGTGCCTCAGCCCCTCTCTCCGGTCAGCAGAAAGCAGATCCACACAGAACCACTTCAGATCGGAGACTTGGATGGTTTCGTTGTGACCAGCAGAACTCCAGTAAAGATACAGCCAGTAGAAAATGACTGTGTGAGGAgtgtgtttgaggaggaggGTGCCCCTCTTATGTGCTCAGCCTATAAGTTCTCCCCCATGAGGAAGAGGTTGAGGAAGAGAAAATTGGAGCCATGGGGGTTCAGtaacatcagcagcaacacagaggaGATCAGCAGTGAAGCCTCAAGTCAGCAACAGGGAAGGAAAACTTCCAGTGAGGATGACACCCACAACTACACTTGCATAGATAATCTGGGTCATGTTAGAAGATTCTCCGCTGGCCGTTCAGAGATGAGCCACTTCCCCCACGAAGCCGTATTCCCACCACCGAGGCCCACCGCAAAGAAAC GTTGCAATTTTTTTACGGAAAAAGTCCCTCCGATGTCTCCAGCCAAGATGTTTGCTTACATGAAGGAAAGGGAAGGCAAAACAGAGCAGCAAGAAGTTCCtaatgtcagcagcagcatgaggcATCTCTTTAGTGGGG GTAGTTCCCATCCAACCAGAGATGCACCTGCCTCCAACACTCACAATGTGGGTGAGATGCAGGATGGTGCCTTTACAGATGTTCCAGAAAGTGTGGCTTCTGTCAACCGGTCCAGAGCAGATTTAGCTGACAACCAATCAGCTACAGACTCCTCTGAGGATGTTCTGATCCCTGCTGTGCCATCACACCCTGTTTTGCTGGAGGACCCGCTCATACTGAATTCGCCGCGGATCTCCATACCGCAGAAAAACGAGGCTGTGTTCAAACGCAACAAATGGTCCCAAGCCACAGAATTCCCAAGT GAGAGTGTGATTTATCTCAAAAAGTGGTTTCTGAGGAGGAATCATAAGGGCCTGTTTGTTGATGGAATCCACTG GGAGGACAACATACCATGGAACAGCAACATCATTGTGGACAGGGTGTCGAGTTCTGTGCTGAGGAGCATCTCCGGCAGGGTTTACATCCTGGTCGGCAAGATGAACTTGGGTGTTGACTCTG TGTTTCCGAAGTGGCTGTTGAAGAATTTTGTTAATGGTTTTCCTTCAGACTGGAAGGCACTTTATGAGAAGTTTCTGTCAAACTCAACAAA CGAcaccagcagagaaacagagaggaacagTGAAAGGAGAGGCATCATGGCAAAGACTAAACCTGAGGCATCCTCCATCAACTGTTCTGTGAAGCAACAACGGCAAAAGCCTTTAAAGACAT CTGATTCCTGTCCTCCTGCCTCCTCGTCTTGTACAAAAACGTCTCGGAGCGGTCGCGTCATCAAGCCGCCTCTGGAGTACTGGAAAGGAGGGCGAGTCATTCTGGATGCAGACATGAATGTTACCATCCACGAATGTTACAATACCTCCATCTGCAACCCT GAGATCACTACAACAGTGTCTGCGAGGGTGTCACAGAAACTTGCCCATGCATTCCTGCCctgcagcagag gccGTAAGCAATGTGAATCATCCAGCAACGAAGAGGCATCGGTACCACTGAGGAGGGTCAAGGCTCCACTCCGCAAAAGCAACAGAGCCAAGGTTAACCCTGGCAAGAAGGCCTCTTACTCACCTGAACCCCCTGTGGAGACACTTAGCACACCTGAAGAGAGGCCTGGCAGAAGGACGAGGTCCAGGCAAAGGTATTCAGCGGAAGAGAGCAAGCCTGAAAAGTCTTCAACACAGtcaaaaaaacagccacaagacACCACAAGGCGTTCAGCGAGCACCTTGCGGCGCAAACGGACCGTCCCTGTATCGCCAGAATCTGCAACCGTTAATGATGAAACATCACAGGATCAGTCACCAAGTGCTGACCTTCCCATCAGGAGGAAGACGCGAGGGAAGGGAGTGCACAGGAAGGGAGGCGAGAAGTCACAGCCAAGCCACACGTTTCTGCCAAGCAAGTCGTCAGAGTCCTCTGAGGAGAGCGGGACGGAACCGAGGAAGAGAACCAGAGTGAGAAAAAATGGacatgctgcacaaacacaaacaaaacagagcaaatgcaCCAATGCATCACGAGCTGCAAAGCCCCAGTCGACACAGTCCAGCAGGAAACACggggaagacaaaaacaacacattgatTCCACAAGAACAAGATGAATACAAGTGGACCGAGGCAGAGCTCATGAAGCTACAAGA GGCTGTGTCCTTGTATCCTAAACACATGGCAGGCTACTGGGCAAAGGTGGCGAGGCTCGTTGGAACACGCTCTGCAGAGGAGTGCCACAATCAGTACACATCCCAGGGAACCTCAAAGACCCCAGCCAAGAAAGCCAGGAaacccaaaaagaaaaagatcgAAGCACCAAAAGACCCAG ATCACCCTGTGATTTCTGCCCGAGCGGGGACCTTGAAGCGGAAGCAGCAAGTGCGTCAGTTCCTGGAGAACATGCCCAGAGAAGACGTCGATGACGTTTTCAGCTCTGCGTTCATGCAGAATAAACGGTTTGAG ATGCCCTCCATGTGTCCAAGTGATGAGCATGACTTCACGTTGTCAGACCTGGAGCCCATGACCCCCATGTCGACAGGTTTCCCCGAAGTAAAGACTCCACAGTGTCTGCATATCACTCCCGGCATGATGGGCTCTCCCAACAG GAGCAATGACGACAAGTATGTCTTTCAACTCCAGAAGAGGATGAAAAAACGTCAGTTTAACGTCTGCAAACCAGCTGCTCCCTCAAAG aGATTCACGCCCACGCCATCAGTTAAACGAACAATGAGAAGATGTGCTAACACAG AAAACGACACCTTTGTTGTTTGGGAGATGTTCCCAGGAAATGATGGAGCGCTGTCTGACAGCGGAGGGGAAGAGGATTTTTACTTCTCAGACAATGACTGA
- the mis18bp1 gene encoding mis18-binding protein 1 isoform X1, whose protein sequence is MASYHHLLQHGKPRSESPAKVFAKLKSKVQREGMCANERIGTSRDPQCNVGEKHGADFKSHMRKTENTWMTREFKENQRPGSCRNEALALTLSPISSPQKTYGYSDINNKPVEEMPPLAEIGHGCTPRRGAFLESTAVPQPLSPVSRKQIHTEPLQIGDLDGFVVTSRTPVKIQPVENDCVRSVFEEEGAPLMCSAYKFSPMRKRLRKRKLEPWGFSNISSNTEEISSEASSQQQGRKTSSEDDTHNYTCIDNLGHVRRFSAGRSEMSHFPHEAVFPPPRPTAKKRCNFFTEKVPPMSPAKMFAYMKEREGKTEQQEVPNVSSSMRHLFSGGSSHPTRDAPASNTHNVGEMQDGAFTDVPESVASVNRSRADLADNQSATDSSEDVLIPAVPSHPVLLEDPLILNSPRISIPQKNEAVFKRNKWSQATEFPSESVIYLKKWFLRRNHKGLFVDGIHWEDNIPWNSNIIVDRVSSSVLRSISGRVYILVGKMNLGVDSVFPKWLLKNFVNGFPSDWKALYEKFLSNSTNDTSRETERNSERRGIMAKTKPEASSINCSVKQQRQKPLKTSDSCPPASSSCTKTSRSGRVIKPPLEYWKGGRVILDADMNVTIHECYNTSICNPEITTTVSARVSQKLAHAFLPCSRGRKQCESSSNEEASVPLRRVKAPLRKSNRAKVNPGKKASYSPEPPVETLSTPEERPGRRTRSRQRYSAEESKPEKSSTQSKKQPQDTTRRSASTLRRKRTVPVSPESATVNDETSQDQSPSADLPIRRKTRGKGVHRKGGEKSQPSHTFLPSKSSESSEESGTEPRKRTRVRKNGHAAQTQTKQSKCTNASRAAKPQSTQSSRKHGEDKNNTLIPQEQDEYKWTEAELMKLQEAVSLYPKHMAGYWAKVARLVGTRSAEECHNQYTSQGTSKTPAKKARKPKKKKIEAPKDPVVTDHPVISARAGTLKRKQQVRQFLENMPREDVDDVFSSAFMQNKRFEMPSMCPSDEHDFTLSDLEPMTPMSTGFPEVKTPQCLHITPGMMGSPNRSNDDKYVFQLQKRMKKRQFNVCKPAAPSKRFTPTPSVKRTMRRCANTENDTFVVWEMFPGNDGALSDSGGEEDFYFSDND, encoded by the exons ATGGCGTCGTATCATCATTTATTACAACACGGAAAACCGCGGTCTGAATCTCCTGCTAAGGTGTTTGCTAAGCTAAAATCCAAAGtacagagagaggggatgtgCGCGAACGAGAGGATTGGTACGAGCAGGGATCCGCAGTGTAACGTTGGAGAGAAACACGGAGCAGATTTTAAGTCGCacatgaggaaaacagagaacacCTGGATGACCCGTGAGTTCAAGGAGAATCAGAGGCCCGGTTCATGTCGCAATGAAGCGCTGGCCTTGACCCTTTCGCCCATATCAAGTCCTCAGAAAACCTACGGGTACTCAGACATCAATAACAAACCCGTGGAGGAAATGCCCCCTTTGGCTGAAATAGGACATGGATGCACACCAAGAAGGGGAGCCTTCCTGGAGTCGACGGCTGTGCCTCAGCCCCTCTCTCCGGTCAGCAGAAAGCAGATCCACACAGAACCACTTCAGATCGGAGACTTGGATGGTTTCGTTGTGACCAGCAGAACTCCAGTAAAGATACAGCCAGTAGAAAATGACTGTGTGAGGAgtgtgtttgaggaggaggGTGCCCCTCTTATGTGCTCAGCCTATAAGTTCTCCCCCATGAGGAAGAGGTTGAGGAAGAGAAAATTGGAGCCATGGGGGTTCAGtaacatcagcagcaacacagaggaGATCAGCAGTGAAGCCTCAAGTCAGCAACAGGGAAGGAAAACTTCCAGTGAGGATGACACCCACAACTACACTTGCATAGATAATCTGGGTCATGTTAGAAGATTCTCCGCTGGCCGTTCAGAGATGAGCCACTTCCCCCACGAAGCCGTATTCCCACCACCGAGGCCCACCGCAAAGAAAC GTTGCAATTTTTTTACGGAAAAAGTCCCTCCGATGTCTCCAGCCAAGATGTTTGCTTACATGAAGGAAAGGGAAGGCAAAACAGAGCAGCAAGAAGTTCCtaatgtcagcagcagcatgaggcATCTCTTTAGTGGGG GTAGTTCCCATCCAACCAGAGATGCACCTGCCTCCAACACTCACAATGTGGGTGAGATGCAGGATGGTGCCTTTACAGATGTTCCAGAAAGTGTGGCTTCTGTCAACCGGTCCAGAGCAGATTTAGCTGACAACCAATCAGCTACAGACTCCTCTGAGGATGTTCTGATCCCTGCTGTGCCATCACACCCTGTTTTGCTGGAGGACCCGCTCATACTGAATTCGCCGCGGATCTCCATACCGCAGAAAAACGAGGCTGTGTTCAAACGCAACAAATGGTCCCAAGCCACAGAATTCCCAAGT GAGAGTGTGATTTATCTCAAAAAGTGGTTTCTGAGGAGGAATCATAAGGGCCTGTTTGTTGATGGAATCCACTG GGAGGACAACATACCATGGAACAGCAACATCATTGTGGACAGGGTGTCGAGTTCTGTGCTGAGGAGCATCTCCGGCAGGGTTTACATCCTGGTCGGCAAGATGAACTTGGGTGTTGACTCTG TGTTTCCGAAGTGGCTGTTGAAGAATTTTGTTAATGGTTTTCCTTCAGACTGGAAGGCACTTTATGAGAAGTTTCTGTCAAACTCAACAAA CGAcaccagcagagaaacagagaggaacagTGAAAGGAGAGGCATCATGGCAAAGACTAAACCTGAGGCATCCTCCATCAACTGTTCTGTGAAGCAACAACGGCAAAAGCCTTTAAAGACAT CTGATTCCTGTCCTCCTGCCTCCTCGTCTTGTACAAAAACGTCTCGGAGCGGTCGCGTCATCAAGCCGCCTCTGGAGTACTGGAAAGGAGGGCGAGTCATTCTGGATGCAGACATGAATGTTACCATCCACGAATGTTACAATACCTCCATCTGCAACCCT GAGATCACTACAACAGTGTCTGCGAGGGTGTCACAGAAACTTGCCCATGCATTCCTGCCctgcagcagag gccGTAAGCAATGTGAATCATCCAGCAACGAAGAGGCATCGGTACCACTGAGGAGGGTCAAGGCTCCACTCCGCAAAAGCAACAGAGCCAAGGTTAACCCTGGCAAGAAGGCCTCTTACTCACCTGAACCCCCTGTGGAGACACTTAGCACACCTGAAGAGAGGCCTGGCAGAAGGACGAGGTCCAGGCAAAGGTATTCAGCGGAAGAGAGCAAGCCTGAAAAGTCTTCAACACAGtcaaaaaaacagccacaagacACCACAAGGCGTTCAGCGAGCACCTTGCGGCGCAAACGGACCGTCCCTGTATCGCCAGAATCTGCAACCGTTAATGATGAAACATCACAGGATCAGTCACCAAGTGCTGACCTTCCCATCAGGAGGAAGACGCGAGGGAAGGGAGTGCACAGGAAGGGAGGCGAGAAGTCACAGCCAAGCCACACGTTTCTGCCAAGCAAGTCGTCAGAGTCCTCTGAGGAGAGCGGGACGGAACCGAGGAAGAGAACCAGAGTGAGAAAAAATGGacatgctgcacaaacacaaacaaaacagagcaaatgcaCCAATGCATCACGAGCTGCAAAGCCCCAGTCGACACAGTCCAGCAGGAAACACggggaagacaaaaacaacacattgatTCCACAAGAACAAGATGAATACAAGTGGACCGAGGCAGAGCTCATGAAGCTACAAGA GGCTGTGTCCTTGTATCCTAAACACATGGCAGGCTACTGGGCAAAGGTGGCGAGGCTCGTTGGAACACGCTCTGCAGAGGAGTGCCACAATCAGTACACATCCCAGGGAACCTCAAAGACCCCAGCCAAGAAAGCCAGGAaacccaaaaagaaaaagatcgAAGCACCAAAAGACCCAG TTGTTACAGATCACCCTGTGATTTCTGCCCGAGCGGGGACCTTGAAGCGGAAGCAGCAAGTGCGTCAGTTCCTGGAGAACATGCCCAGAGAAGACGTCGATGACGTTTTCAGCTCTGCGTTCATGCAGAATAAACGGTTTGAG ATGCCCTCCATGTGTCCAAGTGATGAGCATGACTTCACGTTGTCAGACCTGGAGCCCATGACCCCCATGTCGACAGGTTTCCCCGAAGTAAAGACTCCACAGTGTCTGCATATCACTCCCGGCATGATGGGCTCTCCCAACAG GAGCAATGACGACAAGTATGTCTTTCAACTCCAGAAGAGGATGAAAAAACGTCAGTTTAACGTCTGCAAACCAGCTGCTCCCTCAAAG aGATTCACGCCCACGCCATCAGTTAAACGAACAATGAGAAGATGTGCTAACACAG AAAACGACACCTTTGTTGTTTGGGAGATGTTCCCAGGAAATGATGGAGCGCTGTCTGACAGCGGAGGGGAAGAGGATTTTTACTTCTCAGACAATGACTGA
- the LOC121618066 gene encoding serine protease HTRA2, mitochondrial-like, which translates to MAATPLKRCFLYALRTHARCQSRGLDSYAGRTVSRVSSAVICNHNGAEGHTSVDRGPSLEWDRRGGRDNSSSPLLKSVSVGLGLCGAAFLDSQKEDEAKDRRVSKSGRCLEIILPLAQCAAPFKPDSPRYKYNFIADVVEKSTPAVVYIEIVGRHPFSGREVPVSNGSGFIISSDGLIVTNAHVVANKRGVRVKLTNGEMYNATVQDVDPVADIATIKITARNPLPTLTLGRSSDVRQGEFVVAMGSPFSLRNTITSGIISSVQRGSRELGLSNSNMEYIQTDAAIDFGNSGGPLINLDGEVIGINTMKVTAGISFAIPSDRLRVFLDQAEKKKNSWFGASETKRRYIGVMMLTLTQSIIAELKLRDPSFPDVTHGILIHKVIMGSPANRAGMLPGDVVVEINGVKVNTSEEIYQAVRSSDRITMVVQRGHELLQLQMTPEYTE; encoded by the exons atggcagcaactcCTCTCAAAAGGTGTTTTCTCTATGCGCTGAGAACACATGCTCGGTGTCAGAGCCGCGGACTTGACTCTTATGCAGGGAGGACAGTCAGCCGGGTGTCTTCTGCGGTGATATGTAACCACAACGGAGCAGAAGGACACACTAGCGTGGACAGGGGACCCTCGTTGGAATGGGACAGAAGAGGTGGTCGGGACAACAGCAGCTCCCCCCTGCTCAAGTCAGTGTCGGTGGGTTTGGGACTCTGTGGTGCGGCTTTTCTGGACAGTCAAAAAGAAGATGAAGCCAAGGACAGAAGAGTGTCGAAATCCGGGCGGTGCCTGGAAATCATTCTGCCGTTAGCTCAGTGTGCTGCCCCCTTTAAACCCGACAGCCCCCGGTATAAATACAACTTTATTGCAGATGTGGTCGAAAAGTCCACCCCAGCTGTCGTGTATATCGAAATCGTGGGCAG ACACCCATTTTCAGGAAGAGAAGTCCCAGTGTCAAATGGCTCTGGTTTCATTATTAGCAGCGATGGTCTCATCGTCACAAATGCTCATGTTGTGGCCAACAAGAGAGGCGTCCGAGTGAAGCTCACCAACGGAGAGATGTACAATGCCACCGTGCAAGACGTTGATCCAGTGGCAGACATCGCCACCATCAAAATCACAGCGAGG AATCCTTTGCCCACTCTCACTCTCGGTCGCTCGTCTGATGTCCGACAAGGAGAGTTTGTGGTTGCCATGGGAAGCCCGTTTTCTTTACGGAATACAATCACATCAGGAATCATCAGCTCCGTGCAGAGAGGCAGTAGGGAGCTGGGCCTGTCCAACTCCAACATGGAGTACATCCAGACCGATGCAGCTATTGAT tttggaAATTCTGGAGGTCCACTGATTAACCTG GATGGTGAAGTCATCGGTATAAACACCATGAAGGTCACTGCAGGGATCTCCTTTGCTATTCCATCAGATCGTCTAAGAGTTTTTCTCGatcaagcagaaaaaaagaaaa ACTCTTGGTTTGGTGCGTCAGAGACCAAGCGGCGGTACATTGGAGTAATGATGCTGACGCTAACGCAGAG CATCATTGCCGAGCTTAAGTTGAGAGACCCTTCCTTCCCAGACGTGACACACGGCATCCTGATCCACAAAGTGATCATGGGCTCGCCGGCCAACAG AGCTGGTATGCTGCCAGGAGATGTTGTGGTGGAGATAAACGGAGTGAAGGTGAACACCTCTGAGGAGATCTACCAGGCCGTCCGCAGCAGCGACCGAATCACAATGGTGGTGCAGAGAGGGCACGAGCTGCTTCAACTTCAAATGACTCCTGAGTACACAGAGTGA